A genomic window from Candidatus Kouleothrix ribensis includes:
- a CDS encoding response regulator yields MSESSHENQARFIHAVTSPLTALRGAIDLLRNPRRSFDDPVTRDLIDTLERNCLRLSGYLDTLLKHHTIEDRLVQIAVPIEAFSIEPLRSLEAPGTLARSTPPTQILDSPMMDTSPDTQLKDTVVPVNSTVLLIGQRVAVSAAIAPALRQAGYRVLVAESGIDGIDLARAQRPDLILLDSDLPLISAPQIVKVLREDPDTKTIPALLVAPQAPAGDAHDGRAELLALSDPVAAQLSKIGQVIVAARATDTQTPTLLIVDDDTDIQRILMLRMQQDGYRVIQAFNGAEALMAAQKHTFDLIILDLLLPDIDGFSVLGALRARNATATTPIILLSARDSAPEKVRGLQLGADDYVTKPFSPAELQARVRAALRRFEREAGANPSTRLPGNIAIERALRRRIEQRLPFAVCYADIDNFKAYNDTYSFLKGDAVIHQTANVLLEAVAQRGNYDDFVGHIGGDDFVVITTPDRAQPIAAHAIKNFDLLSPLFYDPAIRKIGYIDAVDRMGRATRYPFMSLSIGIVSTARHPIRHVAEVAQRSVEPKKRAKDTLGSNYVLED; encoded by the coding sequence ATGTCTGAATCGTCGCACGAGAATCAAGCTCGCTTCATCCATGCAGTCACATCACCGCTAACGGCCCTGCGTGGCGCGATCGACCTGCTGCGCAATCCGCGCCGCTCCTTCGACGACCCGGTGACGCGCGATCTGATCGACACACTCGAGCGCAACTGCCTGCGGCTGAGCGGCTACCTCGATACCCTGCTCAAGCATCATACGATCGAGGATCGACTTGTTCAGATTGCTGTGCCGATCGAAGCGTTCAGCATTGAGCCGCTCCGGTCGTTAGAAGCTCCGGGCACCTTAGCACGCTCTACGCCGCCCACTCAGATTTTGGACAGCCCAATGATGGACACATCCCCCGATACGCAGCTAAAAGACACGGTAGTACCAGTAAACAGTACCGTGCTCCTGATCGGCCAGCGCGTGGCTGTGAGCGCCGCAATTGCACCGGCACTACGCCAGGCCGGCTATCGCGTGCTGGTGGCCGAAAGCGGTATCGACGGCATCGATTTGGCACGCGCGCAGCGGCCCGACCTGATCTTGCTCGATAGCGACCTGCCGCTGATCAGCGCGCCTCAGATCGTCAAGGTGCTGCGCGAAGACCCCGACACCAAAACCATCCCGGCCCTGCTGGTGGCACCGCAGGCGCCGGCCGGCGATGCGCACGACGGCCGCGCCGAGCTGCTGGCGCTCAGCGACCCGGTGGCCGCGCAGCTGTCGAAGATCGGCCAGGTGATCGTCGCGGCCCGCGCCACCGACACGCAAACCCCCACCCTGCTGATCGTTGACGACGACACCGACATCCAGCGCATCTTGATGCTGCGCATGCAGCAGGATGGCTACCGGGTGATCCAGGCGTTCAATGGCGCCGAGGCGCTCATGGCCGCCCAGAAGCATACCTTCGATCTGATCATCCTCGATCTGCTGCTGCCCGATATCGACGGCTTCTCGGTGCTGGGCGCGCTGCGTGCCCGCAACGCCACCGCCACCACGCCGATCATCCTGCTCTCGGCGCGCGATAGCGCCCCTGAGAAGGTGCGCGGCCTGCAGCTGGGCGCCGACGACTACGTGACCAAGCCGTTCAGCCCGGCCGAGCTGCAGGCACGCGTGCGCGCGGCGCTACGGCGCTTCGAGCGCGAGGCCGGCGCCAACCCCTCGACGCGCCTGCCCGGCAATATTGCGATCGAGCGCGCGCTGCGCCGCCGGATCGAGCAACGCCTGCCGTTCGCGGTCTGCTACGCCGATATCGACAACTTCAAGGCCTATAACGATACCTACAGCTTCCTCAAGGGCGACGCGGTGATCCACCAGACGGCCAACGTGCTGCTCGAGGCGGTTGCCCAGCGCGGTAATTACGACGACTTCGTGGGCCATATCGGCGGCGATGATTTCGTGGTGATTACTACCCCCGATCGTGCCCAGCCGATCGCCGCGCACGCAATCAAGAACTTCGATCTGCTCAGCCCGCTGTTCTACGACCCGGCCATCCGCAAGATCGGGTATATCGACGCGGTCGATCGCATGGGCCGCGCTACCCGCTACCCATTCATGAGCCTGTCAATCGGGATCGTCAGCACCGCGCGGCACCCCATCCGCCACGTGGCCGAGGTCGCGCAGCGCTCGGTTGAGCCAAAGAAGCGCGCCAAAGACACGCTGGGCAGCAACTACGTACTCGAAGATTAG
- a CDS encoding response regulator, whose product MARIICFADNATIVSAVQQGLGEGSHTIHLLSASRLTSELRQTVQQIAPEIILLELSHATDNPHLYFFLRADCVTRNTPIILVSAASKRLAHQAEILGADGYIERPLAGEQLRSALGQHLQHQHVAAA is encoded by the coding sequence ATGGCTCGAATCATCTGCTTTGCCGATAACGCCACAATAGTCAGTGCGGTGCAGCAAGGGCTGGGTGAAGGCAGCCACACCATCCACCTGCTCTCGGCCTCGCGCCTCACCAGCGAATTGCGCCAGACTGTCCAGCAGATCGCTCCCGAGATCATCCTGCTCGAGCTATCGCACGCCACCGACAACCCACACCTGTACTTCTTCTTACGAGCCGACTGCGTCACCCGCAACACCCCGATCATCCTGGTGTCGGCGGCCAGCAAGCGCCTGGCCCACCAGGCCGAGATCCTCGGTGCCGATGGGTACATCGAGCGCCCACTGGCCGGCGAGCAGCTGCGTAGCGCGCTCGGCCAGCACCTTCAGCACCAGCACGTCGCGGCAGCCTAG
- a CDS encoding diacylglycerol kinase family lipid kinase — protein MTKLLTIINPWAGRGMAGRRRPELEDALRASGVEHAILATHARGGATELAWQGVEHGYDRIVAVGGDGTINEVVNGIKGAEASLGRRAQLGIIPLGTGSDFIKVLDGFEANDITGGVRRALGTHAQVIDLGRVQVGDNQPRYFINALGMGFDAQAAAEALKLTKLKGLAVYLVAIIRALASYKAHPMVVEYDGHRVHRRLLFASIANGRCQGGGFWLTPEALTDDGLLDLCLVDNMRIDEIIRHIPKVMEGTHTHLKQVTMGRARNITATCSASMPVATDGEVIATDARQVTVETMPSALEVLV, from the coding sequence ATGACCAAACTGCTGACGATCATCAACCCATGGGCCGGCCGCGGCATGGCCGGGCGGCGGCGGCCCGAGCTCGAGGATGCCCTGCGCGCGAGCGGCGTCGAGCATGCCATCCTGGCAACCCATGCACGCGGCGGCGCGACTGAGTTGGCCTGGCAGGGCGTCGAGCATGGCTACGATCGGATCGTGGCGGTGGGTGGCGACGGCACGATCAACGAGGTTGTAAACGGGATCAAGGGGGCTGAGGCGAGCCTGGGCCGCCGCGCCCAGCTGGGGATCATCCCGCTCGGCACCGGCAGCGACTTCATCAAGGTGCTCGATGGCTTCGAGGCCAACGATATCACCGGTGGCGTGCGGCGCGCGCTCGGCACGCATGCGCAAGTGATCGACCTTGGCCGCGTGCAGGTTGGTGATAATCAGCCGCGCTACTTTATCAACGCGCTGGGCATGGGCTTCGATGCGCAGGCCGCCGCCGAGGCGCTCAAGCTGACCAAGCTCAAGGGCCTGGCGGTGTACCTGGTGGCGATTATTCGTGCGCTGGCCAGCTACAAAGCCCACCCGATGGTCGTCGAGTACGACGGGCACCGCGTACACCGCCGGCTGCTGTTCGCCAGCATCGCTAATGGGCGCTGCCAGGGCGGCGGCTTCTGGCTAACGCCCGAGGCGCTCACCGATGATGGCCTGCTCGACCTGTGCCTGGTCGACAATATGCGCATCGATGAGATCATCCGCCATATTCCCAAGGTGATGGAGGGCACGCACACACACCTGAAGCAGGTGACCATGGGGCGCGCGCGCAATATCACCGCCACCTGTAGCGCCTCAATGCCGGTAGCTACCGACGGCGAGGTGATTGCGACCGACGCGCGCCAGGTGACGGTCGAAACCATGCCGAGCGCGCTCGAGGTGCTGGTCTAG
- a CDS encoding zf-HC2 domain-containing protein, with product MSREYLTCREMVELVTEYLEGAMSPRDHAIFEAHLAVCPGCSAYFEQMRQTIRLAGKLTEESIDPQARDTLLSVFRNWKRAEPNP from the coding sequence ATGAGCCGTGAGTATCTAACCTGCCGCGAGATGGTCGAGCTGGTGACCGAGTATCTCGAAGGGGCCATGTCGCCCCGCGATCACGCCATCTTCGAGGCGCACCTTGCTGTCTGCCCCGGCTGTAGCGCCTACTTCGAGCAGATGCGCCAGACCATCCGGCTGGCCGGCAAGCTGACCGAAGAGTCGATCGATCCGCAGGCGCGCGATACCTTGTTGAGTGTGTTCCGCAACTGGAAGCGTGCCGAGCCCAATCCGTAA
- a CDS encoding sigma-70 family RNA polymerase sigma factor: MAETTQEQQPTEAGPPASADELQLIAALRAGDEAAFVALVDRYHSMLLRLALMYVHSRAVAEEVVQETWLGVLQGLARFEGRSSLKTWIFRILTNRAKTRGQREGRSIAFSDLASAEAGLAETSVDPDQFWPADHPAWANIWVSYPRSWNELPEERLVARETLAKLRVAIAALPPAQREVITLRDIEGWSSEEICNMLIITETNQRVLLHRARAKVRRALEQYLNIEA; encoded by the coding sequence ATGGCCGAGACCACGCAGGAACAGCAACCAACCGAAGCCGGCCCGCCGGCCAGCGCCGACGAGTTACAGCTGATCGCCGCGTTGCGTGCCGGCGACGAGGCTGCCTTCGTCGCGCTGGTCGATCGCTATCATAGTATGCTGTTGCGGCTGGCGCTGATGTATGTGCATAGCCGGGCAGTCGCTGAAGAGGTTGTGCAGGAGACATGGCTGGGCGTGCTGCAGGGGCTGGCGCGCTTCGAAGGGCGCTCGTCGCTGAAAACCTGGATCTTCCGCATTCTCACGAACCGCGCCAAGACGCGCGGCCAGCGCGAGGGCCGCAGCATCGCTTTTTCCGATCTGGCCAGCGCCGAGGCAGGCCTGGCCGAAACGAGCGTCGACCCCGATCAATTCTGGCCGGCCGATCACCCCGCCTGGGCCAACATCTGGGTTTCGTACCCACGCAGCTGGAACGAGCTGCCCGAAGAGCGGCTGGTGGCGCGCGAGACGCTGGCCAAGCTGCGGGTGGCCATCGCCGCACTGCCGCCGGCCCAACGCGAAGTTATTACGCTGCGCGACATCGAAGGCTGGAGTTCGGAAGAAATCTGTAATATGTTGATAATAACTGAGACCAACCAACGCGTATTGCTGCATCGCGCGCGCGCAAAAGTGCGCCGTGCCCTCGAGCAGTACCTGAATATAGAAGCGTAG
- a CDS encoding FAD-dependent oxidoreductase — MAHTNLTVYGATWCSDCKRAKKFLGEQRVHYNWVDVEQDAAGLALVERVNNGKRIIPTIVFDDGSMLVEPSNAELAAKLGLQTRAKMDYYDLICIGGGPTSLTAALYAAREGLDVLVIERSGLGGQAGVTERLDNFPGFPEGIGGAEFADRLTQQARRFGVELLQAQEVTSLRSEAESHYVTTADGNQHGARAVLIATGSTYKRLGVPGEDELIGAGVHFCATCDGPFYKGRHVAVIGGGNSAGEESLFLTRFADKVTILARGDALTASKVVVDKLAETPKVEVRYNTEVTALHGEAKLSAISIRNRTTGATEQLEPAGVFVFIGLTPNSGWLPPEITRDQYGFVVTSTTLETSVPGIFAAGDVRKGSTKQAASAAGEGATVALMVREYLKGV, encoded by the coding sequence ATGGCTCACACGAACCTCACCGTCTATGGTGCCACCTGGTGCAGCGATTGCAAGCGCGCCAAGAAGTTTCTGGGCGAGCAGCGTGTTCACTACAACTGGGTTGATGTCGAGCAGGACGCCGCCGGCCTGGCGCTGGTCGAGCGCGTCAACAACGGCAAGCGGATCATCCCGACGATCGTGTTCGACGACGGCAGCATGCTGGTCGAGCCGAGTAATGCCGAGCTGGCGGCGAAGCTGGGCCTGCAGACCCGCGCGAAGATGGATTATTACGACCTGATCTGCATCGGCGGCGGCCCAACCAGCCTGACGGCCGCGCTCTACGCCGCGCGCGAGGGCCTGGATGTGCTGGTGATCGAGCGGAGCGGCCTGGGTGGCCAGGCCGGCGTGACTGAGCGGCTCGACAACTTCCCCGGCTTCCCCGAGGGCATCGGCGGCGCCGAGTTTGCCGACCGGCTGACCCAGCAAGCGCGCCGGTTCGGCGTCGAGCTGCTGCAGGCCCAGGAAGTGACCAGCCTGCGCAGCGAAGCGGAGTCGCACTATGTCACCACCGCCGACGGCAACCAGCATGGCGCGCGCGCCGTGCTGATCGCCACCGGCTCGACCTACAAGCGGCTGGGCGTGCCCGGCGAAGATGAGCTGATCGGCGCGGGCGTACACTTCTGCGCCACCTGCGACGGCCCGTTCTACAAAGGCCGCCACGTGGCGGTGATCGGCGGCGGCAATAGCGCCGGCGAAGAGAGCCTGTTCCTCACGCGCTTCGCCGACAAGGTCACGATCCTGGCGCGCGGCGATGCGCTGACCGCCAGCAAGGTGGTGGTCGACAAGCTCGCCGAGACGCCTAAAGTCGAGGTGCGCTACAACACCGAGGTAACGGCGCTGCACGGCGAGGCCAAGCTCAGCGCGATCTCGATCCGCAACCGCACCACCGGCGCGACCGAGCAGCTCGAACCGGCCGGCGTGTTCGTGTTCATTGGGCTGACGCCGAACAGCGGCTGGCTGCCGCCCGAGATTACGCGCGACCAGTATGGCTTTGTGGTCACCTCGACGACGCTCGAAACCAGCGTGCCGGGTATTTTTGCGGCCGGCGACGTGCGCAAGGGCAGCACCAAGCAGGCCGCCAGCGCGGCCGGCGAGGGCGCGACTGTGGCGCTGATGGTGCGCGAGTACCTCAAGGGCGTATAA
- a CDS encoding glucose 1-dehydrogenase, translated as MKAIAVFPGQAHSIHLADLPMPRVDEVPGGRGVLVQVLRVGVDGTDKEINAAEYGAAPPGYDFLTIGHESFGRVVEVGPQVVGLAPGDYVVATVRRPGGSIYDQIGTYDMTTDDVYFERGINLRHGYLTEYYVDDPEYIVKLPGALRDVGVLLEPLSVAEKGIEQAYEIQRRLKVWQPRRAAVVGAGPLGLLATLALRLRGLEVTTLARSAPPTLNSQLAEALGARYLSTRDTALAQAAAQHGPFDIIFEATGASSVVFEAMEALGRNGVLVLTGISGGDRQVEVPGDRILLGFVLGNKVAVGSVNANRSYFERGVYDMALAVAQYPGWLERLLTHPVRGLGNYTEMIRLLTEEKNAIKVFVEVAGVEGEHDERA; from the coding sequence ATGAAGGCAATTGCAGTGTTTCCCGGCCAGGCTCATAGCATTCACCTGGCCGACCTACCGATGCCGCGCGTCGATGAGGTGCCGGGTGGGCGCGGTGTGCTGGTGCAGGTGCTGCGCGTCGGCGTCGATGGCACCGACAAAGAGATCAACGCGGCCGAGTATGGCGCCGCGCCACCCGGCTACGATTTCCTCACAATCGGCCACGAGTCGTTCGGGCGGGTGGTTGAGGTTGGCCCGCAGGTGGTTGGCCTGGCGCCCGGCGATTATGTGGTGGCGACGGTGCGGCGGCCGGGCGGCAGCATCTACGACCAGATCGGCACCTACGATATGACTACCGACGACGTGTACTTCGAGCGCGGGATCAACCTGCGCCACGGCTACCTGACCGAGTACTACGTCGACGATCCCGAGTATATCGTGAAGCTGCCGGGCGCGCTGCGCGACGTGGGCGTGCTGCTCGAGCCGCTCAGTGTGGCCGAGAAGGGCATCGAGCAGGCTTACGAAATCCAGCGGCGCCTGAAGGTCTGGCAACCGCGCCGCGCCGCCGTGGTGGGTGCCGGCCCGCTCGGGTTGCTGGCGACGCTGGCGCTGCGGTTGCGTGGCCTGGAGGTGACGACCCTGGCGCGCAGCGCGCCGCCAACCCTGAATAGCCAGCTGGCCGAGGCGCTGGGCGCGCGCTACCTCAGCACGCGCGACACGGCGCTGGCGCAGGCCGCCGCCCAGCACGGCCCGTTCGACATCATCTTCGAGGCTACCGGCGCGAGCAGTGTGGTGTTCGAGGCCATGGAGGCGCTCGGCCGGAACGGCGTGCTGGTGCTCACCGGCATCAGCGGCGGCGACCGCCAGGTTGAGGTGCCGGGCGATCGGATCTTGCTTGGCTTTGTGCTCGGCAACAAGGTGGCCGTCGGCTCGGTGAATGCGAACCGCAGCTACTTCGAGCGCGGCGTATACGATATGGCACTGGCCGTAGCGCAATACCCCGGCTGGCTCGAACGGCTGCTGACCCACCCGGTGCGCGGGTTGGGCAACTACACCGAGATGATCCGGCTTTTGACCGAGGAAAAGAACGCGATCAAGGTGTTTGTCGAGGTGGCCGGCGTGGAGGGCGAACATGACGAGCGAGCATGA
- a CDS encoding glucosidase, which produces MTSEHDRLHAHPDEWKQWGPYLSERAWGTVREDYSAAGSAWEYFPHEQARARAYRWNEDGLAGICDDQQRLCFALALWNGRDPILKERLFGLTGPEGNHGEDVKECYFYLDSTPTHSYMKMLYKYPQAAFPYAALVETNRRRGKFDPEFELVDTGAFDGDRYFDVFVEYAKAGPHDILIRISATNRGAEPAELHLLPTLWFRNTWAWGETHDGAGMRPQLSRAASARGDAGWLWAVLAEHHSLGAYTLAGEGQPALLFTENDTNAERLYRAPNPTPYVKDGINDAVVDGRTGAVNPAERGTKAAAHYQLTIAPGATALVRLRLCKNEHAPLSGAPPVQPGDRPFSTFDAQFAMRQAEAAAFYAALQPAGLSDDERLVQRQAFAGMLWSKQFYHYDVDQWLRGDPGQPTPPAARWQGRNREWLHLNTADIISMPDAWEYPWFAAWDLAFHCIPLALIDPEFAKQQLILLGREWYQHPNGQIPAYEWAFGDVNPPVLAWAAWRVYKIEQKHHGTGDLQFLERVFHKLLLNFTWWVNRKDAEGKNVFQGGFLGLDNIGVFDRSAPLPTGGHIEQSDGTSWMGMFCLNMMTIALELACHNQVYEDIATKFFEHFLYIAEAMNNIAGEGITLWDADDEFFYDVLHLGPGQNIPLRVRSMVGLIPLFAVATIEPALLEQVPRFKLRLEWFLEHRPQLARLVSRWQTPGAGERRLLAICRGHRMKRVLQRMLDEREFLAEYGVRALSRHHAEQPYQIEIDGARYTVNYQPGESESGLFGGNSNWRGPIWFPVNYLIIEALQQFHHYYSDDFLVECPTGSGHMLTLNQIADELSRRLIGLFVRDAAGRRTVFGANQLFQHDPHWRDYVLFYEYFHGDSGAGLGASHQTGWTGLVAKLIQQQGEHRSDAELAAKVAQP; this is translated from the coding sequence ATGACGAGCGAGCATGATCGGCTGCATGCCCACCCAGACGAGTGGAAACAGTGGGGGCCATACCTGTCTGAGCGCGCCTGGGGCACCGTGCGCGAAGACTACAGCGCCGCCGGCAGCGCCTGGGAGTACTTCCCGCACGAGCAGGCCCGCGCGCGCGCATACCGCTGGAACGAGGACGGGCTGGCCGGCATCTGCGACGACCAGCAGCGCCTATGTTTCGCGCTGGCGCTCTGGAACGGCCGCGACCCGATCCTCAAAGAGCGGCTGTTTGGCCTGACCGGCCCCGAGGGCAACCACGGCGAGGATGTCAAAGAATGCTACTTCTACCTCGACTCGACGCCGACGCACTCGTACATGAAGATGCTCTACAAGTACCCGCAGGCTGCATTCCCGTATGCCGCGCTGGTTGAGACCAACCGGCGGCGCGGCAAGTTCGACCCCGAGTTCGAGCTGGTCGATACCGGCGCATTCGACGGCGACCGCTATTTCGATGTATTTGTGGAGTACGCCAAGGCCGGCCCGCACGACATCCTCATCCGCATCAGCGCCACCAATCGCGGCGCCGAGCCGGCCGAGCTACACCTGCTGCCGACACTGTGGTTCCGCAACACCTGGGCCTGGGGCGAGACGCACGACGGCGCCGGCATGCGCCCGCAGCTCAGCCGCGCGGCTTCGGCCCGCGGCGACGCCGGCTGGTTGTGGGCTGTGCTGGCCGAGCATCATAGCCTGGGCGCGTATACGCTGGCCGGCGAAGGGCAGCCCGCGCTGCTGTTCACCGAAAACGATACGAATGCCGAGCGGCTCTACCGCGCGCCTAACCCCACGCCCTACGTGAAGGATGGCATCAACGACGCGGTGGTGGATGGGCGTACCGGCGCGGTAAACCCGGCCGAGCGAGGCACCAAGGCTGCCGCACACTACCAGCTGACGATCGCGCCGGGCGCGACGGCGCTAGTGCGGCTGCGCCTGTGCAAAAACGAACACGCGCCCTTGAGCGGAGCGCCGCCCGTTCAGCCCGGCGATCGTCCATTCTCAACATTCGATGCTCAATTCGCAATGCGCCAGGCCGAGGCCGCTGCCTTCTATGCCGCGCTACAGCCGGCCGGGCTAAGCGACGACGAGCGCCTGGTGCAGCGCCAGGCCTTCGCGGGCATGCTCTGGTCGAAGCAGTTCTACCACTACGATGTCGACCAGTGGCTGCGGGGCGACCCTGGCCAGCCCACGCCGCCGGCAGCGCGCTGGCAGGGCCGCAACCGCGAGTGGCTACACCTCAACACCGCCGACATCATCTCGATGCCCGATGCGTGGGAGTACCCCTGGTTCGCGGCCTGGGATCTGGCGTTCCACTGCATTCCGCTGGCGCTGATCGACCCGGAATTCGCCAAGCAGCAGCTCATTCTGCTTGGCCGCGAGTGGTACCAGCACCCCAACGGCCAGATCCCGGCCTACGAGTGGGCCTTCGGCGACGTGAACCCACCGGTGTTGGCCTGGGCGGCCTGGCGCGTGTATAAGATCGAGCAGAAGCACCACGGCACAGGCGACCTGCAATTCCTCGAGCGCGTGTTCCACAAGCTGCTGCTCAACTTCACCTGGTGGGTCAACCGTAAGGACGCCGAAGGTAAGAATGTGTTTCAGGGCGGCTTCCTGGGCCTCGACAACATCGGCGTGTTCGATCGATCGGCGCCGCTGCCGACCGGCGGGCACATCGAGCAGAGCGATGGCACCAGCTGGATGGGCATGTTCTGCCTGAACATGATGACGATCGCGCTCGAGCTGGCCTGCCACAACCAGGTGTACGAAGATATTGCCACCAAGTTCTTTGAGCACTTCCTGTATATCGCCGAGGCCATGAACAATATCGCCGGCGAGGGCATCACGCTGTGGGATGCCGACGACGAGTTCTTCTACGATGTGCTGCACCTTGGCCCCGGCCAGAACATCCCGCTGCGCGTGCGCTCGATGGTTGGGTTGATCCCACTGTTCGCGGTGGCGACGATCGAGCCGGCGCTGCTCGAGCAGGTGCCCAGGTTCAAGCTACGCCTGGAATGGTTTCTCGAGCACCGCCCGCAGCTTGCCCGGCTGGTGTCGCGCTGGCAAACGCCGGGCGCGGGCGAGCGCCGGCTGCTGGCGATCTGCCGCGGCCACCGTATGAAACGCGTGCTCCAGCGCATGCTCGACGAGCGCGAGTTTCTGGCGGAATATGGCGTGCGCGCGCTCTCGCGCCACCACGCCGAGCAGCCCTACCAGATCGAGATCGACGGTGCGCGCTACACGGTCAACTACCAGCCCGGCGAGTCCGAGAGCGGCCTGTTCGGGGGAAATTCGAACTGGCGCGGGCCGATCTGGTTCCCGGTAAACTACCTGATCATCGAGGCGCTCCAGCAGTTCCACCACTACTACAGCGACGACTTCCTGGTCGAGTGCCCAACCGGCTCGGGCCACATGCTGACGCTCAACCAGATCGCCGACGAGCTATCGCGCCGGCTGATCGGCCTGTTCGTGCGCGACGCCGCCGGCCGGCGCACGGTGTTCGGCGCCAATCAGCTGTTTCAGCACGACCCGCACTGGCGCGATTATGTGCTGTTCTATGAGTATTTCCACGGCGATAGCGGCGCGGGCCTGGGCGCCAGCCACCAGACCGGCTGGACCGGCCTGGTGGCCAAGCTCATCCAGCAGCAGGGCGAGCACCGCAGCGACGCCGAGCTCGCCGCGAAGGTAGCACAACCCTAA
- a CDS encoding NAD(P)-dependent alcohol dehydrogenase: MKAIVYTTYGSPDVLQLKDVEKPTPKDDQVLVKVHAASANPADWHLMRAEPFLARFANGLLKPKNTRLGADVAGRVEAVGSNATRFQVGDDVFGELPLHELGSFAEYVCAPEALLALKPARLTFEQAAAVPLAAFTALQGLRDKGQIRPGQTVLINGASGGVGTYAVQIAKSFGTEVTGVCSTRNLDMVRSIGADHVIDYTQVDFTNTGQQYDLIFDAVGNRSVSDYKRALRPNGICAVAGFTSLSRLFQIMFLGGKRVGMMETAKANQKDLLFIKELLESGKVVPVIDRSYPLRETAEAIRYLEAGHARGKVIVTVE; this comes from the coding sequence ATGAAAGCGATTGTCTACACAACATACGGATCACCGGACGTGCTTCAGCTCAAGGATGTAGAAAAACCCACGCCCAAGGACGATCAGGTATTGGTCAAGGTTCACGCGGCGTCCGCCAATCCGGCCGACTGGCACCTTATGCGCGCAGAGCCGTTCTTGGCACGTTTCGCGAATGGGCTGCTCAAACCTAAGAACACCAGGCTCGGCGCTGATGTTGCGGGGCGCGTTGAAGCGGTTGGCAGCAACGCAACGCGGTTTCAAGTAGGTGACGATGTGTTTGGGGAGCTGCCCTTACACGAGCTGGGTAGTTTTGCCGAGTATGTGTGCGCTCCTGAAGCGCTATTGGCATTGAAACCAGCCAGGCTGACATTCGAGCAAGCGGCAGCCGTTCCGTTAGCGGCCTTCACTGCTTTGCAGGGCTTGCGCGATAAAGGACAGATTCGGCCAGGTCAAACCGTGCTGATTAACGGTGCGTCTGGTGGCGTGGGTACATATGCGGTGCAGATTGCCAAGTCATTCGGAACAGAAGTGACTGGCGTATGCAGCACGCGCAATCTCGACATGGTGCGCTCGATTGGCGCAGATCACGTGATTGATTACACGCAAGTAGATTTCACCAACACTGGCCAGCAGTACGACCTGATTTTTGATGCGGTGGGCAATCGCTCGGTTTCAGATTATAAGCGCGCGTTACGCCCGAATGGCATCTGTGCCGTTGCCGGGTTTACAAGCCTGTCGCGCTTGTTCCAGATCATGTTCCTGGGAGGTAAGCGCGTCGGTATGATGGAGACGGCGAAAGCAAACCAAAAGGATCTGCTTTTCATCAAAGAGCTGCTTGAGTCTGGGAAAGTCGTCCCAGTTATCGATAGATCTTACCCGCTACGTGAGACGGCTGAAGCCATTCGGTATCTTGAAGCAGGACATGCCAGAGGAAAAGTTATTGTAACCGTCGAATAG